One segment of Nostoc piscinale CENA21 DNA contains the following:
- a CDS encoding VOC family protein, translated as MNTFSHTHTVQGQKIRAIGLTVVNCDRSLNFYTQALGFELVSDITVAQKDYSDLEGVIDAEIRIVTLCLGDEIIELMEYRNIDSRPIPSDSRSNDLWFQHLAIVVSDMDRAYAHLSSFPIQPISSAPQTIPADNQASGGVRAFKFKDPDGHDLELIWFPSDKGQDKWHQNTNRLFLGIDHSAIAISHTEQSLHFYRDLLGMQVDSHSLNWRATQARMDNLPGAEVQITALRPTQGGVGIELLDYILPGKGRPIPSDWKSCDVANVQIQLVVNDLESLVDKLRRNQVQFLSPQIIEFRDSLLPYRQGCLVKDPDGHAILLITE; from the coding sequence AGTCATACTCATACAGTCCAAGGACAAAAAATTAGAGCCATTGGCTTAACGGTCGTAAATTGCGATCGCTCTTTAAATTTTTACACGCAAGCCCTGGGTTTTGAACTTGTTTCTGATATCACTGTTGCACAAAAGGATTACAGCGATTTAGAAGGTGTGATTGATGCAGAAATTCGGATTGTAACTTTATGTTTAGGTGATGAAATCATTGAGTTGATGGAATATCGTAACATTGACTCTCGACCGATTCCTAGTGATTCTCGCAGCAATGATTTATGGTTTCAACATCTAGCGATTGTGGTGAGTGATATGGATAGGGCTTATGCTCATCTCAGTTCATTTCCGATTCAACCCATATCATCTGCACCGCAAACAATACCAGCCGATAATCAAGCCTCTGGTGGTGTTCGCGCTTTCAAGTTTAAAGACCCTGACGGACATGATTTAGAGTTAATTTGGTTTCCGTCTGATAAGGGACAAGATAAATGGCATCAAAATACGAATCGCTTGTTTTTGGGAATTGATCATAGTGCGATCGCAATTTCCCATACCGAACAAAGTCTACACTTTTACCGCGACCTTTTGGGAATGCAAGTTGATAGCCACAGCCTCAACTGGCGTGCAACTCAAGCGCGGATGGATAATTTACCAGGAGCCGAAGTCCAAATTACCGCACTCCGACCAACTCAAGGCGGTGTAGGAATTGAACTGCTAGATTATATTTTGCCGGGTAAAGGTCGTCCCATCCCAAGTGACTGGAAAAGTTGCGATGTTGCAAACGTGCAGATTCAGCTTGTTGTGAATGATCTTGAGTCGTTAGTCGATAAGTTACGGCGTAATCAAGTGCAATTTCTATCACCACAAATCATAGAGTTTAGGGATAGTTTATTGCCTTATAGACAAGGTTGCTTAGTTAAAGATCCTGATGGACACGCAATATTACTAATTACAGAATGA
- a CDS encoding Yip1 family protein gives MSSNKKSRPSLCSTLRYALALDSNFYENARNTKRNRILALSIVILAAVSHAIGSGVILLINRATVFVLLTGLLIDAIAIVAGYYFWTFTIWKIGQWLKAIDPTYNDLLIPTGFAYAPQVLNFLTLIPLLGRPIELILAVWSLLAIIVAVRQGLDITTQRAAFICLVGWPLIQIAIGSVQVLEQQLVRWTS, from the coding sequence ATGAGCAGCAATAAAAAATCAAGGCCAAGTTTGTGTAGTACACTTCGGTATGCTTTAGCTTTGGATAGCAACTTTTATGAAAATGCTCGTAATACAAAGCGTAACCGGATATTAGCTCTGAGTATTGTAATTTTGGCGGCTGTTTCTCATGCCATAGGTAGTGGCGTAATTTTATTAATAAATCGAGCTACTGTTTTTGTATTGTTAACGGGTCTTTTGATTGATGCGATCGCTATTGTTGCAGGATACTATTTTTGGACATTCACAATATGGAAAATTGGGCAGTGGCTCAAAGCAATCGATCCTACCTACAATGACTTATTGATTCCCACTGGCTTTGCCTACGCACCGCAAGTACTGAATTTTTTAACTCTTATTCCCTTACTCGGACGACCAATTGAGCTAATTTTAGCTGTGTGGAGTTTGTTGGCAATCATTGTTGCAGTACGCCAAGGTTTAGATATTACTACTCAACGAGCAGCTTTTATCTGTTTAGTAGGCTGGCCTTTAATCCAAATAGCGATCGGTTCTGTACAAGTTTTGGAGCAACAATTGGTCAGATGGACAAGCTAA
- a CDS encoding AI-2E family transporter codes for MGNFRDRDNECSRLTSGAPLAVILAAGLYIIYQLLPVLELIAIAALIALVLRTLLRFLQKLVKSQDVAVLLLIGLIIGFGVLLTTVVIPNVTFQVQNLLTTLPAYLNTLTGDVEQLRRKFTFIPDISLSLIQLRNFINQLLGGVPIFFESSLQLYAGIGGDTNFSSIYGLRS; via the coding sequence ATGGGAAATTTTAGGGATAGAGACAATGAATGCTCTCGATTAACTAGTGGCGCACCTTTGGCAGTAATTCTGGCAGCAGGACTCTACATTATATATCAACTTTTGCCAGTTTTAGAACTCATAGCTATTGCAGCATTAATTGCTTTAGTTTTACGAACATTATTACGCTTTTTACAAAAACTAGTTAAATCACAGGATGTTGCTGTTCTGCTATTAATTGGATTGATAATTGGCTTTGGTGTATTGCTGACTACTGTAGTCATACCTAATGTTACATTTCAGGTGCAAAATCTACTAACTACACTGCCAGCTTATCTCAATACATTGACAGGAGATGTTGAGCAATTGCGTCGCAAATTTACCTTTATTCCTGACATCTCCCTATCACTAATACAATTGCGAAATTTTATTAATCAATTACTAGGTGGAGTACCAATTTTTTTTGAGTCAAGCCTTCAACTTTACGCTGGAATTGGTGGCGACACTAATTTTAGCTCTATATATGGCTTACGATCCTAA
- a CDS encoding AI-2E family transporter: MAYDPKSLVNGILRLIPRRHHQRFTRVLKACQVRLRGWIFGTGIAMIFLGVGAALGLWILQIPSAFAFGIIASLFEIIPYFGSIIGTFFTSLSSTKYFTNKISICSHTIFSSESDRCSYCATIGNGAAS, encoded by the coding sequence ATGGCTTACGATCCTAAATCTTTGGTGAATGGGATTTTACGATTAATTCCTCGCCGACATCACCAAAGGTTTACACGAGTCCTCAAGGCTTGCCAAGTCAGACTCCGTGGTTGGATTTTTGGCACAGGAATTGCCATGATATTTCTTGGTGTAGGAGCTGCCTTGGGACTTTGGATTTTGCAGATTCCGTCAGCTTTTGCCTTCGGTATTATTGCTAGCTTATTTGAAATTATTCCTTATTTTGGTTCTATTATTGGGACTTTTTTTACCAGCCTTAGTAGCACTAAGTATTTCACCAATAAAATTAGTATTTGTTCTCATACTATTTTTAGTTCTGAATCAGATAGATGCTCATATTGTGCAACCATTGGTAATGGGGCAGCAAGTTAA
- a CDS encoding AI-2E family transporter, whose amino-acid sequence MKLVFVLILFLVLNQIDAHIVQPLVMGQQVNIHPVMVIVTFLVMGKLFGLIGVLLAVPAAAIIVTLIDEFALKSETEVPPT is encoded by the coding sequence ATAAAATTAGTATTTGTTCTCATACTATTTTTAGTTCTGAATCAGATAGATGCTCATATTGTGCAACCATTGGTAATGGGGCAGCAAGTTAATATACATCCTGTGATGGTAATTGTGACGTTTTTGGTGATGGGGAAATTATTCGGATTGATTGGTGTATTACTTGCAGTTCCAGCCGCCGCTATTATTGTGACACTCATCGATGAGTTCGCTCTTAAGTCTGAAACGGAAGTACCTCCTACATAA
- a CDS encoding DoxX family protein → MIYQFVPGVALAVVNYPFLGFHLVSSLLHTYPGGLAGLILLLLRVSVGGLFLIHGYPKVLHLRRWADSINTPVFLCFISAWTMLGGGLCLILGFLTLLATLPILASMLFAILLHLMQGKPFVATDPYLIPEDQYKGPLGKAEPPSWEKAFMYCVMLIAIAVLGPGAYSIDAAIFGR, encoded by the coding sequence ATGATATATCAATTTGTACCAGGTGTAGCGTTAGCTGTAGTTAACTATCCATTCTTGGGCTTTCATTTAGTGAGTTCTCTACTTCATACATACCCTGGCGGACTCGCTGGATTAATACTTTTACTACTGAGAGTTAGTGTTGGTGGGTTGTTTTTAATTCACGGCTACCCCAAAGTATTGCATCTGCGTCGGTGGGCTGACTCTATCAATACACCCGTGTTTCTTTGCTTTATCTCTGCATGGACGATGTTGGGTGGGGGATTGTGCTTAATTTTAGGATTTCTCACACTTTTAGCAACTTTGCCAATTTTGGCTTCGATGTTGTTTGCTATCTTGTTACATCTAATGCAAGGTAAGCCGTTTGTCGCTACAGATCCTTACTTAATTCCCGAAGACCAATATAAAGGCCCACTCGGCAAAGCGGAACCGCCAAGTTGGGAAAAAGCCTTTATGTATTGTGTCATGCTGATTGCGATCGCAGTTTTAGGCCCTGGTGCTTATTCCATAGATGCTGCAATTTTCGGACGATAA
- a CDS encoding SMP-30/gluconolactonase/LRE family protein, which produces MAETIEIYDDRLQAIVSTKASLQKLANGAVHSEGPVYIPEDDSVIWSDAHGNQLLRWSAADHVSILRDPSDYQSGNYRDLEGRIVACSSGLRAIIRREHNGEWKVLCDRYNGKRLNSPNDLVVKSDGTIWFTDPPYGITEPNQGYGGEQEQPGSYVYRFDPVTDEIYPVVTDMVRPNGLAFSPDESLLYVSDTAAFNIPEGPHHIRVYDMVNGRKTKNGRVFATIEPGLPDGLRVDEAGNIFTSSQDSVQVYTPDGTLLGKILVPETCANLTFGGQKRDRLFITAGKSLYAINLKTRGVQL; this is translated from the coding sequence ATGGCTGAAACTATAGAGATTTATGATGATCGCCTGCAAGCTATTGTATCGACCAAAGCTTCATTGCAAAAACTAGCCAACGGTGCAGTCCACAGTGAAGGCCCCGTTTACATCCCCGAAGACGACAGTGTGATTTGGAGTGATGCACACGGAAACCAACTTCTGCGATGGAGTGCTGCTGATCATGTATCTATCCTGCGTGACCCCTCCGATTACCAAAGCGGTAATTACCGCGACTTGGAAGGTCGGATAGTTGCTTGTTCCTCTGGTTTACGCGCCATCATTCGCCGCGAACACAATGGCGAATGGAAGGTTTTATGCGATCGCTACAATGGTAAACGCCTCAACAGTCCTAATGATTTAGTCGTCAAAAGTGACGGTACAATTTGGTTTACTGACCCGCCTTATGGAATCACCGAGCCGAATCAAGGTTATGGCGGTGAACAAGAACAACCGGGAAGCTATGTATATCGCTTTGACCCAGTAACAGATGAGATTTATCCTGTAGTCACAGACATGGTGCGCCCTAATGGACTGGCTTTTAGTCCTGATGAAAGCCTTTTGTATGTCTCTGATACAGCTGCGTTTAATATTCCAGAGGGGCCGCATCATATTCGTGTGTACGATATGGTAAATGGTCGAAAAACCAAAAATGGCCGAGTGTTTGCCACCATTGAGCCAGGATTACCTGATGGATTGCGGGTGGATGAAGCAGGTAATATTTTTACGAGTTCTCAAGATAGCGTGCAAGTATATACACCGGATGGAACGCTGTTAGGCAAAATTCTAGTACCGGAAACCTGCGCTAACCTAACTTTTGGTGGTCAAAAACGCGATCGCCTCTTCATCACAGCAGGTAAATCTTTATATGCTATCAACCTGAAAACCCGTGGTGTGCAGCTATGA
- a CDS encoding colicin V family bacteriocin, translated as MTNEERQITPQQQSSQNDSHTTSHPLATGLGAVGGGVAGAAIGRSIGGKVGAAIGGVAGAITGSVAGNKLAEYAGEFIEELQPTTGLGLGADHKPVELPSHYSWEELKALSKPQGGAIQLQSSNV; from the coding sequence ATGACAAACGAAGAACGACAAATTACACCCCAACAGCAATCTTCACAGAATGATTCACACACTACATCCCATCCTTTAGCTACAGGTTTAGGTGCTGTGGGTGGTGGTGTAGCCGGGGCTGCGATCGGTCGCTCAATTGGTGGTAAAGTAGGTGCAGCAATTGGTGGTGTTGCAGGTGCAATTACTGGATCAGTCGCAGGTAATAAATTAGCAGAATACGCAGGGGAATTTATTGAAGAGCTTCAACCAACAACTGGCTTGGGATTAGGCGCAGATCACAAGCCAGTTGAATTACCAAGTCATTACAGTTGGGAAGAACTCAAAGCACTATCAAAACCCCAAGGTGGAGCAATTCAACTTCAATCAAGCAATGTGTAG